A single genomic interval of Anopheles marshallii chromosome 2, idAnoMarsDA_429_01, whole genome shotgun sequence harbors:
- the LOC128707243 gene encoding uncharacterized protein LOC128707243, whose amino-acid sequence MDPNRSPFDEEVDRISQMQRLRSLDGHRFFTRSNSSNGTQNVLLKVLNREHSGYLSTGLNKRSHQLPFQEVPEQLQFCLKSIVPYCFLSGHIFMGLTSCGQFLLSYKLSYDYDEAFANDFCSIHKYELYFWIYRPHVLLSKYFHVCLFDDHGVGEIKSVSITQWKTDSQLLIVHGGNLNEDSESYVTMVRVPKLGCLDCKQVRDAHEGDEQRQDILCIGCNMTIHMKYRGTDSGPRFNPNFNLNCPGYVIMSENSIIHTINVKLDSSRSHECVDQSATLSSKYLGHVNSQKDALVDECKKMAPCTATAVPKQHESNGLTKKSELETSAKVCEGPATATTLLNPELSIAEQIIADFAEYETDMYETKCSIRSYPDNFDELIITSPIASAALHESTTEPAMAQVRLMNHRNNTNIELRLDGASSEGGGGASCSASSVAMAGPSAKPVSIVPPPRKSFVTRVDLQCGGSSPSVPMCDMSFTASSSTTALAPSISRSPLRRRFDLSDSSYVPNAQIAHQQPKLPLQQCVVNGANGANFQVTSEASGLEPDADSAAKAYEFSEDNERCEKISAFRKRRLADKKYEFSEEPTSEENIEPFNRLRNQIRARVTAPGYSASHYHASYADLISTTHHLHRASPNHGFRSPCGSPVGNRYLRSPPGIRSPSYYRHRSPSSQGQPGCGSVVLVAGGTGGGIAPGASAAAAAAAAVGGPMKQMKRNVPIDPRDYIQILSPGNGIPAGSSGETGIPDIPKFFMDAVQKISAKRMANELLLLDESNNENNINGDNQLPTKRSGSVEASSGSSKTATEMPTCTKRIVKIYVEEDDANSVVTMEDDDCISPGYHASLPMEVHGSCYSKMQIISKASFEKLNCPAVVVTQNSFDMEVFSFHVANYICAQESKKYGILLDSAYELTHVCPLTETITCTTVLQFTANDIGNSKPKPCQNCSATIDCQTHRKIYQCRSLFTWCITTGEWMILDYGHLTSGPYLEVKKLASNYNYLLKKLRSFTTKLFTGEGQTEVNRTYEYLHHLRVLDSDTKKAKRRLTDLDNMIELYLRRPRRGDDYSGTDSDSYGEEEDDEEEEEEEEEEEEEEEEEEDEEDAENVDSSSDDW is encoded by the exons ATGGATCCAAACCGATCACCCTTTGACGAGGAAGTGGATCGGATTAGCCAAATGCAACGACTGCGCTCGTTGGACGGACATCGGTTCTTTACCCGgtccaacagcagcaacggtaCGCAGAATGTTCTGCTGAAGGTGCTGAACCGGGAGCATTCGGGCTACCTCTCCACGGGGTTAAACAAACGTTCCCATCAGCTACCATTCCAGGAGGTGCCGGAACAGTTACAGTTCTGCCTGAAAAGTATCGTACCGTACTGTTTTTTGAGTGG GCATATCTTCATGGGCTTGACCAGCTGTGGACAGTTTTTGCTCAGCTACAAACTATCGTATGACTATGATGAAGCGTTCGCGAATGATTTCTGCTCCATCCACAAATATGA GCTTTACTTTTGGATTTACAGGCCGCATGTGTTGTTGAGTAAATATTTTCACGTTTGCCTTTTTGACGACCACGGAGTGGGCGAAATTAAGTCCGTATCGATAACGCAATGGAAGACGGACAGCCAACTGCTGATCGTGCACGGTGGTAATTTGAACGAAGATTCGGAATCCTACGTGACGATGGTGCGCGTACCGAAGCTGGGCTGTCTCGACTGCAAGCAGGTACGCGATGCGCACGAAGGTGACGAACAGCGTCAGGATATTCTGTGCATTGGCTGTAACATGACGATCCACATGAAGTACCGTGGTACCGACTCAGGTCCACGGTTTAATCCGAACTTCAATCTCAACTGTCCTGGATACGTGATTATGAGCGAGAATAGCATCATTCACACCATCAACGTGAAGCTGGACTCAAGCCGAAGCCATGAGTGTGTGGACCAGTCGGCCACATTGAGCTCCAAGTATCTGGGACATGTCAACTCGCAGAAGGATGCGCTGGTAGACGAGTGTAAAAAGATGGCGCCCTGCACTGCGACGGCCGTTCCGAAGCAACACGAAAGCAACGGTTTGACGAAGAAGAGTGAACTTGAGACGTCGGCAAAAGTCTGTGAAGGGCCGGCCACTGCTACTACGCTGCTCAATCCGGAACTGAGCATTGCGGAACAAATCATTGCGGATTTTGCAGAATACGAGACTGATATGTACGAAACGAAGTGTTCCATTCGAAGCTATCCGGATAACTTTGACGAGCTCATCATTACCTCGCCTATTGCTTCCGCGGCGCTGCATGAATCAACCACCGAACCGGCCATGGCGCAAGTGCGACTGATGAACCATCGTAACAACACAAACATAGAGCTAAGACTTGATGGCGCATCCTCcgaaggtggtggtggtgcgtcGTGTTCGGCGTCGTCCGTTGCTATGGCGGGTCCGTCGGCGAAACCGGTATCGATCGTTCCACCACCGCGCAAATCCTTCGTGACTCGCGTCGATCTGCAATGTGGCGGTAGTTCGCCCTCTGTACCCATGTGTGATATGTCATTTACGGCTAGTTCCTCAACCACTGCGCTGGCACCGTCGATATCGCGGTCGCCACTGCGACGACGATTCGATCTGTCCGACTCGTCCTATGTTCCTAACGCGCAAATTGCTCACCAACAGCCAAAGCTGCCCTTACAGCAATGCGTTGTAAACGGTGCCAATGGTGCAAACTTCCAAGTCACTTCCGAAGCGTCCGGCCTCGAACCGGATGCAGATTCTGCCGCGAAAGCCTACGAATTCTCAGAGGATAACGAGCGTTGCGAAAAGATAAGCGCCTTTCGCAAACGACGTCTGGCCGACAAAAAGTATGAATTTTCCGAGGAACCAACCAGCGAGGAAAACATCGAACCGTTCAACCGGTTGCGAAACCAAATCCGGGCTCGCGTTACAGCGCCCGGTTATAGTGCGTCACATTATCATGCTAGCTATGCGGATCTAATCTCAACTACTCATCATCTGCATCGAGCCTCGCCAAATCATGGGTTCCGGTCACCGTGTGGTTCGCCGGTTGGGAACAGATATCTTCGCTCACCACCTGGTATTCGTTCCCCTTCGTACTATCGACATCGCTCTCCGTCATCTCAAGGGCAGCCCGGTTGTGGTTCGGTAGTGCTGGTTGCTGGTGGCACTGGTGGTGGAATTGCGCCGGGTGCctccgcagcagcagcagcagcagcagcggtcgGTGGTCCGATGAAACAGATGAAACGCAATGTTCCGATCGATCCGCGCGACTACATACAGATACTGTCACCCGGCAATGGCATTCCAGCAGGTTCGAGCGGCGAGACGGGCATTCCAGACATTCCGAAGTTTTTCATGGATGCGGTCCAGAAGATTAGTGCAAAAAGGATGGCAAacgagctgctgctgttggacGAGTCAAACAACGAAAATAACATCAATGGTGATAATCAGCTACCGACCAAGCGATCCGGCAGCGTCGAGGCATCGTCCGGATCATCGAAAACGGCAACAGAGATGCCGACCTGTACGAAAAGGATAGTCAAAATTTACGTCGAGGAGGATGATGCCAATTCCGTGGTAACGATGGAGGATG ATGACTGCATTTCGCCCGGATATCATGCCTCACTGCCAATGGAGGTGCACGGTTCCTGTTACTCGAAGATGCAAATCATTTCAAAGGCCTCGTTCGAAAAGCTCAATTGTCCGGCAGTAGTCGTTACGCAAAACTCGTTCGACATGGAAGTGTTTTCGTTCCACGTGGCCAACTATATCTGCGCACAGGAAAGCAAAAAGTATGGAATCCTGTTGGATTCGGCGTACGAACTAACGCAC GTATGTCCTCTAACGGAAACGATAACCTGCACAACGGTGCTGCAGTTTACGGCAAATGATATTGGCAACAGTAAACCGAAACCGTGCCAGAACTGTTCCGCCACCATCGACTGCCAAACGCATCGGAAGATCTACCAGTGTCGTTCACTGTTCACCTGGTGTATTACAACGGGCGAATGGATGATACTGGACTACGGGCATTTAACGTCCGGTCCGTACTTGGAGGTGAAGAAGCTGGCCTCCAACTACAATTACTTGCTGAAAAAGTTGCGCTCGTTCACGACGAAGTTGTTTACGGGTGAAGGGCAAACCGAAGTCAACCGTACGTACGAGTACCTGCATCATCTGCGAGTGCTTGATTCGGATACGAAGAAGGCGAAACGCCGCCTAACCGATCTCGATAACATGATTGAGCTGTATCTGAGGCGTCCGCGCAGGGGCGATGATTACAGCGGCACGGATTCCGATAGCTACGGTGAGGAGGAAGACgacgaggaagaggaagaagaggaggaagaagaagaggaggaagaggaagaagaagaggacGAAGAGGATGCGGAAAATGTGGACAGTTCCTCTGATGACTGGTAG
- the LOC128707422 gene encoding mediator of RNA polymerase II transcription subunit 4, translated as MSSYHLSTRERLLAIINDIEIVAKELIENTIAPKAQKMSSTDHAQLVELLVLKDKELKSTLQLAAEQAGIEKNMDALREQVRKQDEEINQLQKQLKEAEQILATSIFQARQKLASITKANKRPVSSEELIKFAHRISASHAICAPLTWQQGDLRRPYPTDIEMRLGFLGKSDLNINGHNLQHPNSLNEMHRNTSVSGAAGGAGAGGEIPASAQNQFAWHPSGELHMSMGSGGGSVSLDTRAHKDASQDDVEVMSTESSSSSSSDSQ; from the exons ATGTCCTCGTACCATCTCAGCACGCGAGAGCGGCTACTGGCCATCATAAACGATATAGAAATCGTCGCCAA GGAACTGATCGAGAATACCATCGCTCCGAAGGCACAGAAAATGTCCAGTACCGACCACGCTCAGCTGGTCGAACTGCTCGTGTTGAAAGACAAGGAATTGAAATCAACCCTTCAGTTAGCTGCGGAACAGGCTGGTATTGAGAAGAACATGGATGCGTTACGGGAGCAGGTGCGGAAACAGGACGAAGAAATCAACCAACTTCAGAAGCAGCTGAAGGAAGCGGAACAAATTCTTGCTACGTCCATATTCCAAGCGCGACAAAAGCTGGCCAGTATTACGAAGGCTAACAAAAGGCCAGTTTCGTCGGAGGAACTCATCAAGTTTGCCCACCGCATCAGTGCGTCACACGCGATTTGTGCACCGCTTACTTGGCAGCAGGGTGACCTACGCCGGCCATACCCAACAGATATTGAAATGCGACTAGGATTTCTGGGAAAGTCggatctcaacatcaatggaCACAATCTGCAACATCCCAACAGTTTGAACGAGATGCATCGAAACACGTCCGTGTCGGGGGCAGCGGGCGGTGCCGGAGCCGGCGGTGAGATTCCGGCATCGGCACAGAACCAGTTTGCATGGCATCCTTCCGGGGAGTTGCATATGTCGATGGGCTCCGGTGGTGGATCAGTTTCGTTGGACACACGGGCGCATAAGGATGCATCGCAGGATGATGTGGAAGTTATGTCCACGGAAAGTTCCAGCTCGAGCTCTAGCGATTCCCAATGA
- the LOC128707801 gene encoding RNA-binding protein NOB1, with product MPKFQHLIVDTAAFVKNLQLQNYAENCYTVPGVLAEIRNNRQIKALAVLPYNLQVKSPDPDVLAEVVAIAKKTGDYASLSLVDLQVIALTYELETIHVGREHLRDEPTPAITVTADTKPAALQGTELLKGFYVPSKKGEENEEPHQDRNISESSQEHNESEEQEQSELVSATVTDEQKGSVLDSGNEEEDPDDEIYEEDDDFEDEEVDEDDDGDDGDDDDDGWITPSNIKQVKRDMGMDLHEEAPTTVACITTDYALQNVLKQIGLQVVALDGRIIKHVRTYILRCYSCFKTTPDATKVFCPKCGNKTLKKVAVSLDSEGKQIIHINTRRPLTAKYKNRPVAKFDGGKYATNPLLFEDQPLPQQRISRKARSKTNALGDDYTAGYSPFVMRDVDSRSAVLRGSSNLKQRMTNYAYDNKRRGYKK from the exons ATGCCGAAATTTCAACATTTAATTGTGGATACTGCAGCATTTGTGAAAAATTTGCAGCTTCAG AACTATGCCGAGAACTGCTATACCGTACCAGGCGTTCTAGCTGAAATCCGTAACAATCGACAGATTAAGGCCTTGGCTGTGCTTCCGTACAATCTACAAGTGAAGAGCCCGGACCCAGATGTGTTGGCGGAAGTAGTAGCGATAGCAAAGAAAACTGGCGATTATGCTTCGCTTTCGCTGGTTGATCTGCAAGTTATTGCGCTAACGTACGAACTGGAAACAATTCACGTAGGTCGTGAGCATCTGCGTGATGAACCGACGCCGGCCATCACGGTAACTGCCGATACAAAGCCAGCTGCTCTACAGGGTACGGAATTGTTGAAGGGTTTTTATGTTCCGTCGAAAAAGGGTGAAGAAAATGAGGAACCGCACCAGGACAGAAATATTTCTGAGTCGTCACAAGAACACAATGAATCTGAGGAACAAGAGCAATCTGAGTTAGTTTCTGCAACAGTTACGGATGAACAAAAGGGAAGTGTCCTTGATTCAGGAAACGAAGAGGAAGATCCCGATGATGAAATTTACGAAGAGGATGATGATTTCGAGGATGAGGAAGTAGATGAAGATGACGACGGTGACGACggtgacgacgatgacgatggttGGATAACGcccagcaacatcaaacaGGTCAAGCGTGACATGGGAATGGATCTGCACGAAGAGGCACCAACAACCGTAGCCTGCATCACAACCGATTATGCTTtgcaaaatgtgctgaaaCAGATTGGCTTGCAGGTTGTAGCACTGGACGGTCGTATCATCAAGCATGTGCGCACGTACATATTACGGTGTTATTCCTGTTTTAAAACGACACCGGATGCGACAAAGGTGTTCTGCCCGAAATGTGGCAATAAGACGTTGAAGAAGGTAGCCGTCAGCTTGGACAGTGAGGGTAAACAGATTATCCACATCAACACTCGGCGGCCGCTGACGGCTAAGTACAAAAATCGACCAGTGGCTAAGTTCGATGGTGGGAAGTATGCTACCAATCCGCTGCTGTTCGAAGATCAACCATTGCCACAGCAACGCATCTCGAGGAAGGCTCGTTCGAAGACAAACGCCCTTGGGGATGATTATACGGCCGGTTACTCTCCGTTCGTGATGAGGGATGTGGATTCGCGTTCGGCCGTACTGCGAGGATCTTCGAATCTGAAGCAGCGAATGACCAACTATGCATATGACAACAAACGTCGAGGGTATAAGAAGTAG